The Porites lutea chromosome 4, jaPorLute2.1, whole genome shotgun sequence genome contains a region encoding:
- the LOC140933062 gene encoding uncharacterized protein isoform X2: MDLEELSNFWARFQIAFSWDYPEGLDVQTVQSAVFHVVGDGETRAQDQLVVGCVQSAGAGVTLTRPRSDSDIIPCEMSFTAHPMAQQFYIKNIVIVSEARNVELYIDDNYERTAKGIMLTIRKGRKVSLFETEFDLTEFIHGTCRCLIKFLSFSDEQSMRLQTIVVRVARSTVPAISATQVQNGHVMDRIRSLSVGSGPRSDLGASSLSGSETSILAQAMVRAKQFEEEEKQKRMGGDLPGSPAKDEGFINMLAGLMLEKSPEAAANTRPAENGDVDPPESPALAKHRWETYLQSRVRASRNMVQRSRPVSLGSALPKPTHSQMNPRTQSFCLGDKRSVERVAAEQAPAPPPLGKAEADGSDSANRTRCSECGCPGCLSVYNSITTNIYAAEKRIMGRVDAKLQALLENMNSRFDNLFESLLLRQEQMLLGFQSTPKNSFSSSRKYPQRNGHKGGDTSV, encoded by the exons ATGGATCTGGAAGAACTGTCGAACTTTTGGGCAAGGTTTCAGATTGCCTTTTCATGGGATTACCCCGAAGGACTTGATGTACAGACTGTACAATCGGCGGTCTTTCACGTAGTAGGCGATGGCGAAACCAG AGCCCAGGATCAGCTTGTTGTTGGGTGTGTCCAGTCTGCAGGTGCAGGTGTGACTCTTACACGACCAAGATCAGACTCTGACATCATTCCTTGTGAAATGAGCTTCACTGCACATCCTATGGCTCAGCAGTTTTATATCAAGAACATCGTTATTGTCTCTGAAGCAAGAAATGTTGAGTTGTACATTGATGACAACTATGAAAGAACAGCAAAGGGAATAATGCTTACTATTAGAAAAGGAAG AAAAGTTTCATTATTTGAAACTGAGTTTGATCTGACTGAGTTTATTCATGGAACTTGTCGCTGCTTAATAAAG TTTCTATCATTCTCTGATGAACAGTCTATGAGACTCCAGACGATTGTTGTAAGAGTTGCAAGATCCACTGTTCCTGCCATCTCAGCTACACAG GTGCAAAATGGCCATGTGATGGATCGTATCAGATCACTCAGTGTTGGTAGTGGTCCTCGCTCCGATCTTGGTGCCTCTAGTTTGTCTGGAAGTGAAACCAGCATCTTAGCACAAGCAATGGTGCGTGCTAAACAGTTTGAGGaagaagagaaacagaaaaGGATGG ggGGAGATTTACCTGGAAGTCCAGCGAAAGATGAAGGCTTCATTAACATGTTAGCTGGTCTGATGTTAGAGAAGAGTCCCGAAGCGGCAGCTAACACCCGGCCAGCGGAGAATGGTGACGTGGACCCACCTGAATCGCCAGCGCTCGCAAAGCACCGCTGGGAAACTTACCTACAGTCGCGTGTCCGTGCCTCTCGCAATATGGTCCAAAGGTCTAGACCAGTTTCCCTTGGGAGCGCACTTCCTAAACCCACCCATTCCCAGATGAATCCTCGGACTCAGTCGTTCTGTTTAGGAGACAAGCGAAGTGTTGAACGAGTGGCTGCCGAGCAAGCACCTGCACCTCCCCCTTTAGGGAAAGCTGAGGCGGATGGTTCAGACTCTGCAAATAGAACTAG GTGCTCTGAATGTGGATGTCCCGGATGTCTTTCTGTTTACAACTCCATCACAACAAATATATACGCCGCAGAGAAAAGGATTATGGGACGAGTAGATGCAAAGCTTCAGGCTTTACTCGAGAACATGAATTCGAGGTTTGACAATCTTTTCGAGAGCCTACTTTTACGACAAGAGCAAATGTTATTGGGTTTTCAGAGCACCCCGAAGAACAGCTTTTCCAGCAGCAGAAAGTACCCGCAAAGAAACGGGCATAAAGGCGGTGATACGTCCGTCTAG
- the LOC140933062 gene encoding uncharacterized protein isoform X1: MDLEELSNFWARFQIAFSWDYPEGLDVQTVQSAVFHVVGDGETRAQDQLVVGCVQSAGAGVTLTRPRSDSDIIPCEMSFTAHPMAQQFYIKNIVIVSEARNVELYIDDNYERTAKGIMLTIRKGRKVSLFETEFDLTEFIHGTCRCLIKFLSFSDEQSMRLQTIVVRVARSTVPAISATQGLIPGQVDITNVRSYLDSVGKQLSPEAQHLLETIESKQMVQNGHVMDRIRSLSVGSGPRSDLGASSLSGSETSILAQAMVRAKQFEEEEKQKRMGGDLPGSPAKDEGFINMLAGLMLEKSPEAAANTRPAENGDVDPPESPALAKHRWETYLQSRVRASRNMVQRSRPVSLGSALPKPTHSQMNPRTQSFCLGDKRSVERVAAEQAPAPPPLGKAEADGSDSANRTRCSECGCPGCLSVYNSITTNIYAAEKRIMGRVDAKLQALLENMNSRFDNLFESLLLRQEQMLLGFQSTPKNSFSSSRKYPQRNGHKGGDTSV, translated from the exons ATGGATCTGGAAGAACTGTCGAACTTTTGGGCAAGGTTTCAGATTGCCTTTTCATGGGATTACCCCGAAGGACTTGATGTACAGACTGTACAATCGGCGGTCTTTCACGTAGTAGGCGATGGCGAAACCAG AGCCCAGGATCAGCTTGTTGTTGGGTGTGTCCAGTCTGCAGGTGCAGGTGTGACTCTTACACGACCAAGATCAGACTCTGACATCATTCCTTGTGAAATGAGCTTCACTGCACATCCTATGGCTCAGCAGTTTTATATCAAGAACATCGTTATTGTCTCTGAAGCAAGAAATGTTGAGTTGTACATTGATGACAACTATGAAAGAACAGCAAAGGGAATAATGCTTACTATTAGAAAAGGAAG AAAAGTTTCATTATTTGAAACTGAGTTTGATCTGACTGAGTTTATTCATGGAACTTGTCGCTGCTTAATAAAG TTTCTATCATTCTCTGATGAACAGTCTATGAGACTCCAGACGATTGTTGTAAGAGTTGCAAGATCCACTGTTCCTGCCATCTCAGCTACACAG GGTTTAATCCCTGGTCAAGTTGATATCACAAATGTAAGAAGCTATCTAGACAGTGTGGGTAAACAGCTTTCTCCAGAAGCTCAGCATCTCCTGGAAACAATAGAAAGCAAACAAATG GTGCAAAATGGCCATGTGATGGATCGTATCAGATCACTCAGTGTTGGTAGTGGTCCTCGCTCCGATCTTGGTGCCTCTAGTTTGTCTGGAAGTGAAACCAGCATCTTAGCACAAGCAATGGTGCGTGCTAAACAGTTTGAGGaagaagagaaacagaaaaGGATGG ggGGAGATTTACCTGGAAGTCCAGCGAAAGATGAAGGCTTCATTAACATGTTAGCTGGTCTGATGTTAGAGAAGAGTCCCGAAGCGGCAGCTAACACCCGGCCAGCGGAGAATGGTGACGTGGACCCACCTGAATCGCCAGCGCTCGCAAAGCACCGCTGGGAAACTTACCTACAGTCGCGTGTCCGTGCCTCTCGCAATATGGTCCAAAGGTCTAGACCAGTTTCCCTTGGGAGCGCACTTCCTAAACCCACCCATTCCCAGATGAATCCTCGGACTCAGTCGTTCTGTTTAGGAGACAAGCGAAGTGTTGAACGAGTGGCTGCCGAGCAAGCACCTGCACCTCCCCCTTTAGGGAAAGCTGAGGCGGATGGTTCAGACTCTGCAAATAGAACTAG GTGCTCTGAATGTGGATGTCCCGGATGTCTTTCTGTTTACAACTCCATCACAACAAATATATACGCCGCAGAGAAAAGGATTATGGGACGAGTAGATGCAAAGCTTCAGGCTTTACTCGAGAACATGAATTCGAGGTTTGACAATCTTTTCGAGAGCCTACTTTTACGACAAGAGCAAATGTTATTGGGTTTTCAGAGCACCCCGAAGAACAGCTTTTCCAGCAGCAGAAAGTACCCGCAAAGAAACGGGCATAAAGGCGGTGATACGTCCGTCTAG